GATGAAGGCCACCCTCTGCTACTTTTAGCTCGTCGTGTTGACCGCCTTGAAGCGCTTAACCTACCAAACTCTCTATCTTTGAAAGTAGACGTAACAGACAAAGCGTCTTTTGATGCAGCAATCGCACAAGGTGAAGAGAAATTTGGCCCTGTAGATGCGCTTATCAACAACGCTGGTGCAATGCTTCTTGGTCAAATCGATACTCAAGACGCTCAAGAGTGGAAGACAATGTTCGATGTGAACGTAATTGGTCTTCTAAACGGCATGCAATCTGTTCTTGCTCCAATGATGGAACGCAACACAGGTACTATCATCAACATCAGCTCAATCGCGGGTAAGAAAACTTTCCCAAGCCACGCTGCTTACTGTGGTACTAAGTTCGCTGTTCACGCTATTTCTGAAAACGTTCGTGAAGAAGTTGCGGCATCAAATGTTCGCGTTACCACTATCGCACCGGGTGCAGTAGAGACTGAACTTCTGTCTCACACAACATCTCAAGAAATCAAAGATGGTTACGATTCTTGGAAAGAAGACATGGGTGGCGTATTGGCAGCAGACGATATCGCACGCGCGGTATCATTCGCTTACCAACAACCACAGAACGTATGTATCCGTGAGATTGCTTTAGCACCAACTAAGCAACAACCATAGAAACCAATTATCACGCATACATTTGCGAAGTATAAATAGAAAGCGCCACTACTTATTCAGTAGTGGCGCTTTTGTTTGGGTTAAATCGAGTAACAGTAAGCGTGATTAAAATTCAACGCGGTAAACTGACGTGCTGCCACTCACTTCATTGCCAACCGCGATAAAATGGTCACCTGAACGAGTGAAGTACTTGATTGATTCAGGACCTAAATCACCCGCTTGAGGGTTATAAATACCGTTACTGCATTCCCCTTCTTCGTCTACCTGAGTACAGACTGGTTCATCAAAGTTTCGATTATTTACATAAGTGATAAAACGAGATTTAGCAGGCTGGGTCACATCATAAACCATGATGCCACCTTGGCGCTCTAACCCAATAAATGCGTATTGGCGACCATTAATCTTCGCTACTTCAATGGCTTCAGGTTCAGCCCCTTTATCATCACTGCGGTCATCTGCACTCGTGTTGTTATCATTCGTGCTATTAAAGTTCTTTGGATTCGCTTCTAGCGTAATACGAGCAAAATCATCTCCGCTATCAAACACTCGTTTACCAGATTCATCCCATATAGAAAAAGATCGGCTACCGAACGCTTGAACTTTTTCATCAGCGCTGAGTGTGTCTTGCGGTTTAATAACTTTTAATCGACCCAATTGCTTTTTATCTTTCAGAGCTTCAGCTAAAGGGTGGTTCGCATCCACTTTGAGTTTACTCCCTCGCACTTCATCGACATAAGCAATACAAAAGTCTGTTTTAGTCGAGTATTCAGCTGTGTCTTGGTAGTCATCACCATCCCATTCATACTCTTTTTCATCACACTGTTTTTGCGTGACTTCAATGCCATATTCACGACCATCACCTTCATTTGCAGTCATGATATATGTAGCACCATTTACGCTGTAGCTAGTGATACTATCTGGCATATAAAGCCCTTCTAGCATTGGGTTGCTTTGAAAATTGCCAAGCTTTTTATCTTTATTAGAAGCGTCTAATTTCGAGTCTTCCCAAGACTTACCACCAAGACCAAAAATACTATCAATGCTAGCAGTCGCTACATCAATCGCTGCCAAGGCATTATTTTCTTGCAATGCAACATACAACTTTCCATTGTCACCAAACGTCAGATATTCCGGTTCTAAGTCTTGAGCGACTGTGGCAGTTGGCGCTGATACTCTAACCTTATTGGTTAACTCTGAATGACGATATTCGCCAGAGTTAAAGGCTCTAAAATCAATCTGTGACACTTTTGCATCTAAAGGGCTATTTGCGTTTAAAGGACCATTCGACATATCAACCAGAGTCACGCTTCCTTCAGGGTCAATCGAATAGTCAGCATTGGGTTCACCTTCATTTGCTGCTGCTAAATAGCGCCCATCTTTAGAAAAGCTCACCATGTCTGGCAGAGCGCCGGCAGCGTAAGTGGTGATTAGCTCTAGAGTGTCGGAACGATAAAGCGCAATGACGCCATTTTGTTGTTTATTCGAATTTTCAATGGCTACAGCCACGAGTCCATTGTTAGCGGAAACACTGTTTGCTGCACCAATCTCAATACCTGAATGTCGCGCTGCTGACTGCAGATCTATTTGCCCTGAGGGAGTTGGTTTAGTCGAAGAATCTAGCTCAAGAACATCAATAATCTTAGCTTGAGCATTTACAACATAAAGTTTGTCGGTGCATGAATCGTAACTCACAATTTCAGCGGCTGAAGTCGCAAATGGTGCTTGAGCGATAGCACGCCCAACAAGGGTGATGCCCGTTAATTCCGCATCACTGACGGTTGGGGCTTGCTTCTCGGCACATTGAATACCAAAAGAATCACTAGCAGAAAAAGAGCTGACCGTTTGGCTGATCTCTGAAGTGGTATTTTGACTACAGCCACATAATACTGACGTCGCCATTGCTGGGACCAGCAAAGCAAACTTGTTTAACTTATTATTTCTCTGCTTAAAAGCGTTACGATTCATAAATCCTCCATAATTTGAGGGAGGGATACTAAAGGCGAGATATGACAGTAATACTTCTATTATATTAACAAAGCATGACCAATTTGGATCTCGTATGGTTTCCAGACACAAAAAAGCCTGAGCACGAAAGCGATCTCAGGCTATTGTTTTATTCTTTAGAATACTTAAACATTCTTGAAGATAAGTTAGCTAGCGAATGGAATCATTCCACTTAGAATTGATAACCGCCGCCAATCATAAACACCCATGGGTCGATAGTGACATCTGTTGAGTAAGTGGTTCCCCCAGCTTTGTATTTCGCTGTTGTATCTATATCTGCATACCAAACCGATGCATTTAGGAACCAATCATCATTCAACATGTAGTCAGCACCAATGTTCGCCGCCAAACCCCAAGAATCATCCAAAGAAAGGTCACTCAACCCTGCATTCTTACCCGTGCTGTTTAGCTCTTCGTCGAAAAATACCGTGTAGTTAATACCAGCACCGACATAAGGACGAAAATCGCTTTCAGCATCACCGAAGTAGTACTGCACCATAAATGTTGGTGGTAAGTGCTTAGTATCTGCAATCTCACCCAATCCACCTAAGTTTGTCGATATGCTGTGAGAAAATGGCGTAGCCGCAAGCACTTCGAAACTAATGTTATCAGTAATCATATAGCCAAACGTGAGTCCAAGCTGTGTATTCGAATCTACTGAAAATTCCGAACCTGCAGAATTTAATACATCACCACTACTATCATTAGGTGCGACAGTTGCAACACCAGCACGAATAATGATGTCACCTTCTTTATGAGCAAGGACATTCGTTGACATTAGGGCTGTTAAAATAGCTAAACCACATACTGTTTTTTTCATTATTATTTCCTTTTGTAGGGCTTTCTTTTTATTAGTGAATGAAGAATCATTTCTTAATTTGCGTGCAAGGTAACACCACAATAACCCTACTTTTTTGATGGAAATCAATTTGTGAAATCTATTAATTAAACATTTACATTTATATCGATACGATCACTTTATAGGCGATTTTTATTGACAGTTTTGTAATGCAACTTTTATGTGCATCAGTTCCGTATATGGTTATTTTCCACTGTACTCTGACCGGTAAAATCACCAAAAGTAAGCAAGTGCCCGATTGCGTGCCACTTTTTGGTGCGATCCTCAAATCTACTACGATCTTATCTATACTATTCAACAGGTTAGTTTTGGCTTAATGCTTGCTAATTACATAGGTAACCAAATAAAAACATAACGTATAGAGGCTCTGATTATGCAAGATACATTAACTATTGTATTAGCAGGCGGTGTTGGCTCTCGCCTTTCACCACTAACGGACAACCGAGCGAAACCTGCCGTTCCTTTTGGTGGAAAGTATCGAATTATTGACTTCACCTTAGCGAATTGCTTGCACTCTGGGCTTCGTCAAATATTAGTGTTAACTCAATATAAATCGCATTCTCTACAAAAACACTTACGTGACGGGTGGTCGGTGTTAAACCCAGAGTTGGGCGAATTTATTACCAATGTACCGCCACAGATGAGAACGGGAGACAGTTGGTACAGCGGAACTGCCGATGC
This Vibrio gallaecicus DNA region includes the following protein-coding sequences:
- a CDS encoding SDR family oxidoreductase — encoded protein: MKKLIVITGASSGIGEAIARRLSDEGHPLLLLARRVDRLEALNLPNSLSLKVDVTDKASFDAAIAQGEEKFGPVDALINNAGAMLLGQIDTQDAQEWKTMFDVNVIGLLNGMQSVLAPMMERNTGTIINISSIAGKKTFPSHAAYCGTKFAVHAISENVREEVAASNVRVTTIAPGAVETELLSHTTSQEIKDGYDSWKEDMGGVLAADDIARAVSFAYQQPQNVCIREIALAPTKQQP
- a CDS encoding choice-of-anchor I family protein; the encoded protein is MNRNAFKQRNNKLNKFALLVPAMATSVLCGCSQNTTSEISQTVSSFSASDSFGIQCAEKQAPTVSDAELTGITLVGRAIAQAPFATSAAEIVSYDSCTDKLYVVNAQAKIIDVLELDSSTKPTPSGQIDLQSAARHSGIEIGAANSVSANNGLVAVAIENSNKQQNGVIALYRSDTLELITTYAAGALPDMVSFSKDGRYLAAANEGEPNADYSIDPEGSVTLVDMSNGPLNANSPLDAKVSQIDFRAFNSGEYRHSELTNKVRVSAPTATVAQDLEPEYLTFGDNGKLYVALQENNALAAIDVATASIDSIFGLGGKSWEDSKLDASNKDKKLGNFQSNPMLEGLYMPDSITSYSVNGATYIMTANEGDGREYGIEVTQKQCDEKEYEWDGDDYQDTAEYSTKTDFCIAYVDEVRGSKLKVDANHPLAEALKDKKQLGRLKVIKPQDTLSADEKVQAFGSRSFSIWDESGKRVFDSGDDFARITLEANPKNFNSTNDNNTSADDRSDDKGAEPEAIEVAKINGRQYAFIGLERQGGIMVYDVTQPAKSRFITYVNNRNFDEPVCTQVDEEGECSNGIYNPQAGDLGPESIKYFTRSGDHFIAVGNEVSGSTSVYRVEF
- the ompW gene encoding outer membrane protein OmpW — translated: MKKTVCGLAILTALMSTNVLAHKEGDIIIRAGVATVAPNDSSGDVLNSAGSEFSVDSNTQLGLTFGYMITDNISFEVLAATPFSHSISTNLGGLGEIADTKHLPPTFMVQYYFGDAESDFRPYVGAGINYTVFFDEELNSTGKNAGLSDLSLDDSWGLAANIGADYMLNDDWFLNASVWYADIDTTAKYKAGGTTYSTDVTIDPWVFMIGGGYQF